A stretch of the Nicotiana tabacum cultivar K326 chromosome 6, ASM71507v2, whole genome shotgun sequence genome encodes the following:
- the LOC107814852 gene encoding GDSL esterase/lipase At5g08460-like: MIKEHTMESKFMTWNVLFLVVLSFQEAINAVPQFTALFAFGDSLIDPGNNNYLPHSLAKANFVPYGVDFIGPTGRFCNGRTMIDYLGDLVGLPLIPAYTATITMGSDFSKGVNYASAAAGILDETGKSLGERFSLNQQIQNFEDTLDQLKQQMEEQDLSYYLAKSLVVMNLGNNDYINNYLQPSLYTTSSNYKPRDYADLLIKHYSRQILALHAIGLRKFLLGAIGPLGCIPSQVGTGLAPPGKCVSIVNEMIGMFNSQLRFLVDQLNKDNPNSIFIYGNTFGGFIEIFNNASVYGFEVKDRGCCGVGRRITCLPLSVPCFNRDQYLFWDAFHPTQAVNQILARKAYSGSLDDCYPMNVQQMAQL; encoded by the exons ATGATAAAAGAACACACAATGGAGAGCAAGTTTATGACATGGAATGTTCTTTtccttgttgttctttcctttcAAGAAGCCATTAATGCAGTGCCACAGTTCACAGCTTTGTTCGCCTTTGGGGATTCACTTATAGATCCTGGAAATAATAACTATCTCCCACACTCTTTGGCAAAGGCTAATTTCGTACCATATGGAGTTGATTTTATAGGACCCACAGGGAGATTTTGCAATGGAAGAACCATGATAGATTATTTAG GTGATCTGGTAGGACTTCCTCTAATTCCAGCTTATACAGCTACTATCACCATGGGTAGTGATTTTTCGAAAGGAGTAAATTATGCTTCGGCTGCAGCGGGAATTCTTGACGAGACAGGCAAAAGTCTT GGAGAAAGGTTCAGCTTGAATCAACAGATTCAAAATTTTGAAGATACCTTGGATCAATTAAAACAACAGATGGAAGAGCAAGACTTGAGCTATTATCTTGCAAAGTCATTGGTTGTAATGAATCTTGGCAACAATGACTACATCAACAACTATTTGCAACCTTCATTGTACACAACAAGTTCCAATTACAAGCCTAGAGATTATGCTGATCTCCTCATAAAGCATTACTCTAGGCAAATCTTg GCACTTCATGCTATAGGACTAAGGAAGTTTTTATTGGGAGCAATTGGACCACTGGGTTGTATCCCTAGCCAAGTTGGAACTGGTCTTGCTCCACCAGGAAAGTGTGTCTCTATTGTGAATGAAATGATTGGGATGTTTAATTCACAACTTAGGTTTCTTGTTGATCAGCTAAATAAAGATAACCCTAACTCCATCTTTATTTACGGCAATACTTTTGGAGGATTTATCGAGATATTCAACAATGCCTCTGTTTATG GGTTTGAAGTAAAGGACAGAGGATGCTGTGGCGTTGGGAGGCGAATAACATGTCTTCCATTGTCAGTGCCTTGCTTCAATAGAGATCAATACCTCTTTTGGGATGCCTTCCATCCAACACAAGCTGTGAATCAAATTCTTGCTAGGAAGGCATATTCAGGGTCCTTAGATGATTGTTATCCCATGAATGTCCAACAAATGGCTCAGCTCTAA
- the LOC142181716 gene encoding uncharacterized protein LOC142181716, with amino-acid sequence MSECSSSSNSRRRMYGCEVVALHLTSRTEMNPGRRFFRCHKPDKTGCGYWEWEDDEFPPRAIIVINKLKREKDALFKERLGNMGKNYFLCVWVSLLDLCLHFMDKPYAIKEICDFNPTIRNIKK; translated from the exons ATGTCGGAATGTTCGAGTTCTTCAAATAGTCGTCGAAGGATGTATGGATGTGAAGTTGTTGCACTCCATCTCACATCGCGGACTGAAATGAATCCCGGAAGACGCTTTTTCAGGTGTCATAAACCTGat AAAACTGGATGTGGTTATTGGGAATGGGAAGACGATGAATTTCCACCAAGAGCTATTATTGTCATCAACAAATTGAAAAGGGAAAAGGATGCtctttttaaagaaagacttggAAACATGGGGAAAAATTATTTCTTATGTGTTTGGGTTTCATTATTGGATTTGTG CTTACACTTCATGGACAAACCATATGCCATTAAAGAAATCTGTGACTTCAATCCGACAATTAGAAACATCAAGAAATAG